One Mycolicibacterium sarraceniae genomic window carries:
- a CDS encoding GntR family transcriptional regulator, translated as MRRAITTGQLTPGTHLVETELSDALQISRGTLREAMRQLQQEGLISACQLTGNETLLHQWSSLEGSIRMSIMFAGVERAIKNMNGKRHHDIVDAIEAGDESAAAQAAVEHMAGAANNLVA; from the coding sequence CTGCGCCGTGCCATCACCACCGGCCAACTGACTCCCGGCACCCACCTGGTGGAGACCGAACTGTCGGATGCGCTGCAGATCAGCCGCGGCACATTGCGTGAGGCGATGCGACAACTGCAGCAGGAGGGCCTGATCTCGGCGTGCCAGCTCACCGGCAACGAAACGTTGCTGCATCAGTGGTCTTCGCTGGAGGGCAGCATCCGGATGTCGATCATGTTCGCCGGCGTCGAGCGCGCCATCAAGAACATGAACGGCAAACGCCATCACGACATCGTCGACGCGATCGAAGCGGGCGACGAGTCGGCGGCTGCCCAGGCCGCCGTCGAGCACATGGCGGGTGCTGCGAACAATCTCGTCGCCTGA